The following is a genomic window from Crossiella equi.
TCCTCCCATTCGGTGGCCTGGCCCCACAGCATCGCCAGCGGTGGGACCAGGGCCGTGACCGTCGCGCGCGAGCGTTCGATGAGCGGGAAGGCGTTGTCCGGGCTGGGATCGGACAGGAAGACCGCCGTGCCGCCCACGCCCAGGACACCCAGGACGCCCGGGCAGGCCAGCGGGAAGTTGTGCGCCACCGGCAGGGCGACCAGGTAGACGTCCTCGGCCGTCAGCTCGCAGACCTCGGCGCTGGCGCGCGCGTTGTAGGCGTAGTCGTCGTGGGTGCGCGGGATCAGCTTCGGCAGGCCCGTGGTACCGCCCGAGACCAGCAGCAGCGCCACGTCCGAGGCGTCGACCTCCGGCAGCGGCACCGGGTCGGCGTCCACAGTGGACAGCGAGGTGCCGATCCCGCCCGGGTCGCCCAGCACCAGGACGTGCTCGACCGACGGGACCCGGGCCACCACCTCGGCCGCCAGGCCCCGGTAGTCGAAGCCGCCGAAGATGTCCGGGATGACGTAGGCCACCGCCCCGGACAGCTCGGCCAGGTGGCCGATCTCGTGCGAGCGGTGCGCGGGCAGGGTGAGCGCCGGGACCGCGCCGACGCGCAGCAGCGCGAACAGCAGCACCACGAACTCGGCGACGTTGGGCAGCTGCACGACCACGCGGTCGCCCTGCCGGATGCCGAGCACGAGCAGCCCGGCGGCCATCCGGTCCGCGGCGGTGTCCAGCTCGGTGTAGGTCAGCCGCCGGTCGCCGTCCACCAGCGCGGTCCGCTCGCCGTACTCCCTCGCCCAGGTGCGCAGCAGCTCGCCGAAGGGCACCCCGCGCCAGTACCCGGCCTCGCGGTAGCGCGCGGCGTACTCGGCGGGGAAGGGCACGAATCCGTCTAATGTAGACACTGCAATCCTCACTCGCCCGCGGTGCGGGACAGTTCGGCCTCGACCTCGTCGGCGGACATCTCCAGCACGGCCAGGTAGATCTCGGCGACCTGGTCCAGCCGGCCGGGGGTGGTCTCGGCCGCCTCCAGCTGGGCGGCCATGGTACCCACGGACAGCGTGGCGAACAGCAGCTTCACCGACACGGCCGTGGTGTCCAGGGCCTCGCGCAGCTTGCTCACGATCGAGGTGGCCAGCACGGAGTCGCCGCCGCGCTGGAAGAAGTCGTCGTCCACGCCGATCGGCGGGCCGCCCACGACCTCCTGCCACACCAGCGCGATGACCTTCTCCAGGTTCGACCGCGGTGCCACGAACGGGCGGGAGTTGTCCTGCTCGTCCCACAGCTGCTGCACCGCCCGGCGGTTGATCTTGCCGTTGGCGGTCAGCGGCAGCTCGTCCAGCACGAGCACGCGCTCGGGCACCATGTGCGGCGGCAGGGCCTCGCGGACCCGCTCGCGCAGCTCGTCCCCGGTGACGCCGGTGGCGGCCACGGCCGCGACGAGGGCGGCGCCCGGGGCCCGGGTCACCCCGGCGATGGCTCGGCCGACGCCGTCCAGGGCGCCGAGCGCGGTCTCCACCTCGCCCAGCTCGATGCGGAACCCGCGCAGCTTGACCTGGTGGTCGCGGCGGCCGAGGAACTCCAGCGTGCCGTCCGGCCAGTACCGGCCGAGGTCGCCGGTGCGGTACCAGCGCTGCCCGTGGTGGGTGACGAACCGGTCAGCGGTGCGCTCGACGTCGCCGCGGTAGCCGTTGGCCACGCCGTCGCCGCCGATCCACAGCTCACCGGCCACCCAGTCCGGGCAGTCCCGGCCGCGCGCGTCGACCACGCGCAGCCGCACGTTGGCCAGCGGCGTGCCGTAGGGCACCGAGACCCAGTGCGCGGGCACCTGGCCGCCGACCACCTCGCACACGGTGGAGTGGATGGCGGTCTCGGTCGTGCCGCCGAGGCCGACGAACCGGGCGCCGGGCACCTGGGCCGCCAGTCGGCCGGGCAGGTCGACGGTGACCCAGTCGCCGCCGAGCAGCACCAGGCGCAGCGACTGCCCGAGGTTCCCGGCGGTGAGCAGCATGTCCAGCAGCGGCGGCACGCAGTTGACGATGGTGACGCCGCGTTCGCGCACCAGGTCGGCCCACTGGGTGGCCTCGCGGCGTTCGCTCTCGCTGACCAGCACGAGCGCGCCGCCGACGGACAGCGGCCCGAAGATGTCGAACACGGACAGGTCGAAGTCCAGCGCGGACACCCCGAGCGTGCGGTCGGCGGCACCGATCGCGTAGCGCGCGTTGAGGTCGTCGATGGTGTTGACCGCGGCGCGGTGCGGTACCTCCACGCCCTTGGGCTCGCCGGTGGAGCCCGAGGTGAACAGCACGTAGGCCGGGGTCTGCTCGTCGCCGAACACCGGCTCGGCGGGCTCGCCGGAGCACGCCTCGGCGAGGCGGTCGGCGTCCAGCACCAGGCGCACCCCGGCGCGGGCGTGGATGCGTTCCCGGCGGGCCTGCGGCTGCTCGACGCTGACCGGGACGTAGGTGCCCCCGGCGGCGAGCACGCCGAGCACCGCGACGACCTGGTCCGGGCCCTTGGGCAGGGTGACCGCGACGGCCTCGCCGGGCTCGACGCCCCTGGTCAGCAGGGCCCCGGCGACGCGGCGGGCGCGGTCGGCCAGCTCGCCGTAGGTCAGCTCACCGTCGGCGCCCCACAGCACGGCGGGTGCGTCCGGGGTCTGCGCCGCCTGGCGGAAGAACCGCTCGTGCAGGCGGGCGCCGGAGCGCGGCGCGTCGGTGGCGTTGGCGGCCTCG
Proteins encoded in this region:
- a CDS encoding (2,3-dihydroxybenzoyl)adenylate synthase; translation: MPFPAEYAARYREAGYWRGVPFGELLRTWAREYGERTALVDGDRRLTYTELDTAADRMAAGLLVLGIRQGDRVVVQLPNVAEFVVLLFALLRVGAVPALTLPAHRSHEIGHLAELSGAVAYVIPDIFGGFDYRGLAAEVVARVPSVEHVLVLGDPGGIGTSLSTVDADPVPLPEVDASDVALLLVSGGTTGLPKLIPRTHDDYAYNARASAEVCELTAEDVYLVALPVAHNFPLACPGVLGVLGVGGTAVFLSDPSPDNAFPLIERSRATVTALVPPLAMLWGQATEWEDGDLSSLRLLQVGGAKLAPEPAKELPGQLSCRLQQVFGMAEGLLNYTRADDPDDLVEISQGRPLSAADELRIVDGQGADVPEGETGELLVRGPYTIRGYYRAAKHNETAITPDGYYRSGDLVRRLPTGHLVVTGRVKEVINRGGENVSAEELEEHLLAHPAIRQVAVIPVPDEMLGERVCAVLVPEGDTPSLRELKQFLTGRGLAQYKLPDLVETMADLPRTAVGKIDKREVATRLRR
- a CDS encoding non-ribosomal peptide synthetase, whose amino-acid sequence is MSERATADDLRREVAELVDRAPGDLQDADNLIELGLDSIRLMRLAGQWRKRGIEVTFAELAERPSIGEWFELLGDRLAPAPAAPAPPPVAFDSEAPFPLALMQHAYWVGRGDGQALGAVGAHLYVEFDGADVDPDRLAPAVHALVARHGMLRAVINDDGSQRIQPGASRESLTVEDLRERAEDAVEARLAEIREQWSHQLLDIEGGQVFALQLTRLPGGRTRLHVDVDMVAADALSFRVLLADLAALYHGQTLPPIDYSYPRYLAERAPLRKDAWDRARSWWQSRLPELPAAPDLPLVPENDRVDALRTVRKHLWLAPEDKQRLIERAHQHRITPAMALATVFAEVLAAWSGQPRFLLNLPLFDRENTHADVNKLVGDFTSSVLLDVDLSEPRSFLEDARRLQGRMHTDAAYADYSGVEVLRDLSRANGEQVLAPVVYTSALNLGELFDAGVKASFGEPVWIISQGPQVLLDAQVTEVNGGLLVNWDIREAAFPPGLMDGMFEAYRSLVHWLGSETSDWHQPVPALLPATQLAVREAANATDAPRSGARLHERFFRQAAQTPDAPAVLWGADGELTYGELADRARRVAGALLTRGVEPGEAVAVTLPKGPDQVVAVLGVLAAGGTYVPVSVEQPQARRERIHARAGVRLVLDADRLAEACSGEPAEPVFGDEQTPAYVLFTSGSTGEPKGVEVPHRAAVNTIDDLNARYAIGAADRTLGVSALDFDLSVFDIFGPLSVGGALVLVSESERREATQWADLVRERGVTIVNCVPPLLDMLLTAGNLGQSLRLVLLGGDWVTVDLPGRLAAQVPGARFVGLGGTTETAIHSTVCEVVGGQVPAHWVSVPYGTPLANVRLRVVDARGRDCPDWVAGELWIGGDGVANGYRGDVERTADRFVTHHGQRWYRTGDLGRYWPDGTLEFLGRRDHQVKLRGFRIELGEVETALGALDGVGRAIAGVTRAPGAALVAAVAATGVTGDELRERVREALPPHMVPERVLVLDELPLTANGKINRRAVQQLWDEQDNSRPFVAPRSNLEKVIALVWQEVVGGPPIGVDDDFFQRGGDSVLATSIVSKLREALDTTAVSVKLLFATLSVGTMAAQLEAAETTPGRLDQVAEIYLAVLEMSADEVEAELSRTAGE